The proteins below are encoded in one region of Segatella copri:
- a CDS encoding TorF family putative porin, producing MYTFIKKNLLLIGVVACLYPLQVSAQDKLSVHAKADFVSDYVWRGADQQSGCSVQPSLTLGYAGFSLNVWGSQSLTKWEEGGSKEWDINLGYTYRNLTATLSDYWWSGINQPYGHYKNSHYFEATLAYCFSDSFPLSLSWSTMFAGADKNEKGNLQASTYLSASYPFRLPADIVQTPAVGFTPWKGMYHHKAAFTDVSLKVSKEVSLSNHLTIPLSVQAIVSPVYDRTYLVAGIGIGF from the coding sequence ATGTATACTTTTATCAAAAAAAATCTGCTTCTTATAGGAGTAGTGGCTTGTTTATATCCTTTACAAGTTTCTGCACAAGACAAACTATCCGTTCATGCCAAGGCGGATTTCGTTTCTGACTATGTCTGGCGCGGGGCCGATCAGCAGTCCGGTTGTTCGGTACAGCCTTCTCTCACGCTGGGTTATGCTGGTTTTTCCCTCAATGTTTGGGGCAGCCAGTCACTCACCAAATGGGAAGAGGGAGGTTCCAAAGAATGGGACATCAACCTCGGATATACCTACCGGAATTTAACGGCCACCTTGTCCGATTATTGGTGGAGCGGTATCAACCAACCTTATGGCCATTACAAAAACAGCCATTATTTCGAGGCTACATTGGCTTACTGCTTCAGCGATTCTTTTCCGCTGTCCCTTTCATGGAGCACCATGTTTGCCGGGGCAGACAAGAATGAGAAGGGCAATCTGCAGGCATCTACTTACCTTTCGGCCTCCTATCCCTTCCGGCTACCTGCTGACATAGTGCAGACTCCCGCTGTCGGCTTTACTCCCTGGAAAGGAATGTATCACCATAAAGCCGCTTTTACAGACGTATCTCTGAAAGTTTCCAAGGAAGTATCGTTGTCAAACCATTTAACAATCCCCTTATCTGTTCAAGCTATCGTATCACCGGTATATGACCGAACTTACCTGGTAGCAGGGATCGGCATCGGATTTTAA
- a CDS encoding DUF4302 domain-containing protein, whose product MKKIYNILFTLIAVLSFTSCSNDIDEVFDKPSAERVNDAIAEYKTVLTSAENGWLMKYYPKANTKYGGYNLLLKFGTDGNVTAMSDALGADTKATSHYKLEQSASIVLSFDEYNKVIHFFSDPANPDGIGDNGKGMEGDLEFRVLTATADSVVMLGKKRGTKIVMTPMAKDADWTETINHIDDLEQEMQFPKYTCEVNDVKYVATTSYRTITFTSSNAEEGSTTEPYIVTDKGIEFYEPITLNGVTVKGFNYKGGDNYEFESTDAAVKMLGVVPPISEQVISGDWFFSVANMGSYTQAYWNAGNEEVSKYYSPCYYAAFTTSAFDGYVGHWGILFNVAGYGSFIDITPTIVDDDHISFACPGKFGANGQFFYGRGQLYMIYALTGDEGTHAANVAKTYKVELMQGTTKQPSSIKLTDESNPNNWFVLTTSMPESLF is encoded by the coding sequence ATGAAAAAAATATATAACATATTATTTACGCTGATTGCGGTCTTGTCTTTCACATCTTGTTCCAACGACATAGATGAAGTGTTCGACAAACCTTCTGCAGAGCGAGTGAATGATGCAATAGCAGAGTATAAGACGGTTCTTACTTCTGCAGAGAATGGATGGCTGATGAAATATTATCCTAAGGCTAATACCAAGTATGGTGGATATAATCTGTTGTTGAAATTTGGAACAGATGGAAATGTTACTGCCATGAGCGATGCTTTGGGTGCAGACACGAAAGCCACATCACATTATAAATTGGAGCAGAGTGCTAGTATCGTTCTGTCTTTTGATGAGTACAATAAGGTGATTCATTTCTTCTCCGATCCAGCTAACCCTGATGGTATTGGTGATAATGGTAAGGGTATGGAAGGTGACTTGGAGTTCCGGGTGCTTACCGCCACTGCTGATTCTGTAGTCATGCTTGGCAAGAAGCGTGGTACAAAAATAGTGATGACTCCTATGGCGAAGGATGCCGATTGGACTGAGACCATTAATCATATAGACGATTTGGAGCAGGAAATGCAGTTTCCTAAATATACTTGCGAGGTGAATGATGTCAAGTATGTGGCAACAACAAGCTATCGTACCATTACTTTCACTAGTTCTAATGCCGAGGAAGGCTCTACAACGGAACCTTATATTGTTACAGACAAGGGCATTGAATTTTATGAGCCAATAACTCTTAATGGCGTTACTGTCAAGGGATTCAACTATAAAGGGGGCGATAACTATGAGTTTGAATCCACAGATGCCGCTGTAAAGATGTTGGGCGTTGTTCCTCCTATCAGTGAGCAGGTTATCAGTGGAGACTGGTTCTTCTCTGTAGCTAATATGGGTAGCTATACTCAGGCGTATTGGAATGCTGGTAATGAGGAGGTTTCTAAGTATTATTCTCCTTGCTATTATGCTGCTTTTACCACTTCTGCGTTTGATGGCTATGTAGGACATTGGGGAATCTTGTTCAATGTGGCAGGCTATGGTTCGTTCATAGACATTACTCCTACTATCGTTGATGATGATCATATCTCATTTGCTTGTCCTGGCAAGTTTGGTGCGAATGGTCAGTTTTTCTATGGAAGGGGTCAGCTGTATATGATTTATGCACTGACTGGTGATGAGGGAACTCATGCTGCCAACGTGGCCAAGACTTATAAAGTCGAGTTGATGCAGGGTACAACGAAACAGCCTTCTTCTATAAAGTTGACTGATGAGAGTAATCCAAATAACTGGTTTGTCTTGACAACTAGTATGCCAGAATCTCTTTTTTAG
- a CDS encoding Tex family protein, with amino-acid sequence MNQFTKQIAAQLNLKEQAVENTLALLEEGCTIPFISRYRKEKTGNMDEVNIEAIAQANEKLSEMAKRKETILKTIEEQGKLSDELKKRIEQCWDATELEDIYLPYKPKRRTRAQIAREAGLEPLAQLLLFQRERNPEQAARKFVGDKVKDVEAALQGAKDIIAETVSENEQSRNQIRGEFRRGAIITSKVVAKKKDEEEAQRFSDYFDFSEPLKKCSSHRLLAMRRGEAAGFLRVSISADDEQCQDKLKRHYVHGFGECQTLVGEAVDDAFKRLLKPSIETEFAALSKQKADEEAIVVFAENLRQLLLAAPLGQKRVMAVDPGFANGCKTCCLDAQGNLIHHEIVYPHPPRNKKSEATAAIQRMVKMYQVEAMAVGNGTASRETSDWLHSIDFVHPVDIYVVSEDGASIYSASKIARDEFPDEDVTVRGAVSIGRRLMDPLAELVKIDPKSIGVGQYQHDVDQTQLKKSLDTVVMSCVNSVGVNLNTASQHLLTYVSGLGPTLAKNIVEYRRENGAFASRAQLKKVPRLGPSAFEQCAGFLRIPGAKNPLDNSAVHPERYALVEQMAKDQGVTVKQLVEDKALQKKIDIRKYVSAEVGMPTLTDIMAELDKPGLDPRGEVEKFEFDASIKEIEDLQVGMVVPGIVTNITKFGAFVDIGVHNDGLVHVSQMSNRYIQDPSELVKLHEHVMVRVAEVDLKRKRIALSMKGVK; translated from the coding sequence ATGAATCAATTTACAAAGCAGATAGCAGCCCAGCTCAATCTGAAGGAGCAGGCTGTAGAAAATACTCTGGCGCTGCTCGAAGAGGGCTGCACCATTCCGTTTATCTCGCGATACCGCAAGGAGAAAACCGGTAATATGGATGAGGTAAACATTGAAGCCATCGCACAGGCTAACGAGAAACTCTCTGAGATGGCGAAGAGAAAGGAGACTATCCTCAAAACTATCGAGGAACAGGGAAAACTCTCGGATGAACTGAAAAAACGCATCGAACAGTGCTGGGATGCCACCGAACTGGAAGATATCTATCTTCCTTATAAGCCAAAGCGCCGCACCCGTGCACAGATAGCACGTGAGGCAGGCTTGGAGCCTCTGGCACAGCTGCTCCTCTTCCAGCGTGAGCGCAATCCGGAACAGGCTGCCAGGAAGTTTGTGGGCGATAAGGTGAAGGATGTGGAGGCTGCACTTCAGGGAGCCAAAGACATCATCGCTGAAACCGTAAGCGAAAATGAGCAGAGTCGCAATCAGATTCGCGGTGAGTTCAGACGCGGTGCCATCATCACTTCTAAGGTGGTAGCCAAGAAGAAGGATGAGGAAGAGGCGCAGCGCTTCTCCGACTATTTCGATTTCTCAGAACCATTGAAGAAATGTTCTTCGCACCGACTGCTGGCTATGCGTAGAGGCGAGGCAGCTGGATTCTTGCGTGTCAGCATCTCGGCTGATGATGAGCAGTGTCAGGATAAACTGAAGCGCCACTATGTACATGGTTTCGGTGAGTGCCAGACGCTGGTGGGTGAAGCGGTGGATGATGCCTTTAAGCGACTGCTGAAGCCTAGCATTGAAACCGAATTTGCTGCGCTCAGCAAGCAGAAGGCGGATGAGGAGGCTATTGTGGTCTTCGCCGAAAACCTGCGCCAGCTTCTGTTGGCGGCTCCTCTCGGACAGAAACGCGTGATGGCGGTTGACCCGGGTTTTGCCAATGGTTGCAAGACTTGCTGTCTCGATGCGCAGGGCAATCTGATTCATCATGAAATCGTTTATCCTCATCCTCCCCGCAACAAAAAGAGCGAGGCTACGGCTGCCATCCAGCGCATGGTAAAGATGTATCAGGTGGAGGCAATGGCTGTAGGTAACGGTACGGCAAGCCGCGAAACCAGCGACTGGCTGCATAGCATCGATTTCGTTCATCCGGTAGATATCTATGTGGTGAGCGAGGATGGTGCTTCTATCTATTCGGCTTCGAAGATTGCAAGAGATGAGTTCCCGGATGAGGATGTTACCGTGCGTGGTGCTGTGAGCATCGGACGAAGACTGATGGATCCGCTTGCTGAGTTGGTGAAGATAGATCCGAAGAGCATCGGTGTGGGACAGTATCAGCATGATGTGGACCAGACTCAGTTGAAGAAGAGTCTGGATACGGTGGTAATGAGTTGCGTGAACTCGGTGGGTGTCAACCTGAATACCGCATCGCAGCATCTGCTGACCTATGTGAGCGGTTTGGGACCTACGCTTGCCAAGAATATCGTGGAATATCGCCGCGAGAATGGAGCCTTTGCTTCCCGTGCCCAGTTGAAGAAGGTGCCCCGTCTGGGTCCTTCGGCCTTCGAGCAGTGTGCCGGCTTCCTCCGCATTCCAGGCGCTAAGAATCCTTTGGATAACAGTGCTGTTCATCCAGAGCGCTATGCGCTGGTAGAGCAGATGGCGAAAGATCAGGGCGTAACGGTGAAGCAGCTGGTAGAAGACAAGGCGCTGCAGAAGAAGATTGATATCCGGAAATATGTGAGTGCTGAGGTGGGTATGCCTACTTTGACCGATATCATGGCTGAGCTTGACAAGCCGGGCTTGGATCCTCGTGGTGAGGTAGAGAAGTTTGAGTTTGATGCCAGCATCAAGGAGATAGAGGATTTGCAGGTGGGCATGGTTGTGCCGGGCATTGTTACCAACATTACCAAGTTTGGTGCCTTTGTAGATATAGGTGTCCACAACGATGGTCTGGTTCATGTATCCCAGATGTCAAACCGTTACATTCAGGATCCTTCTGAGTTGGTAAAGCTTCATGAACATGTGATGGTGAGAGTGGCAGAAGTAGATTTGAAGCGCAAGCGCATCGCCTTGTCGATGAAGGGCGTGAAATAG
- a CDS encoding ATP-binding protein, which yields MNIKTKLTLNIGVLVAMIVLLVSLSVVNLQILTATEPTSPAAGPGLQRALVWVSIIGGLCIVCGLWMLKQLPSSINKPVKEITDGIKEIANHNYEQRLNLESKEFEEVSKNFNRMAKRLADYNSSTLAEIKAAKNYMETIINSVKEPIIGLDNAMTILFINDEALSILNLQREEVLLKPAQEIALRNDLLRRLLRGLQDAFDEKSTSKNEPLKIYADNKESYFQMRCMKTGREGSSQKEGYVILLKNITEFKELDSAKTTFISTISHELKTPISAILMSLQLLEDCRVGSLNEEQKELAQSIQDNSDRLLSITSELLNMTQVESGKLQLKPRITKPIELIEYAIKANRIQAEKFNIQIEVQYPEEKMGKLFVDSEKIAWVLTNLLSNAIRYSAENGRIIIGARQTKDNWIEMFVRDFGKGIDPRYHQSIFEHYFRVPGTKVQGSGLGLSISKDFVEAHGGTLTIDSELGKGSCFTLRLKA from the coding sequence ATGAATATCAAGACAAAACTGACGTTGAATATCGGTGTGCTGGTAGCCATGATTGTGCTGTTAGTTTCACTCTCTGTCGTCAACTTGCAAATTCTGACCGCCACCGAACCGACTAGCCCGGCGGCCGGTCCCGGTCTGCAACGGGCATTGGTATGGGTCTCCATCATCGGAGGTCTCTGCATTGTCTGCGGCCTTTGGATGTTGAAACAGTTGCCGTCCTCCATCAACAAGCCCGTCAAAGAAATTACAGACGGTATCAAGGAAATTGCCAATCACAACTACGAACAGCGGTTGAACCTCGAAAGCAAGGAGTTTGAAGAGGTGTCCAAAAACTTCAATCGGATGGCTAAACGGCTGGCTGACTACAACTCTAGCACACTGGCTGAAATAAAGGCAGCCAAGAATTATATGGAAACCATCATCAACAGTGTGAAGGAACCCATTATCGGACTGGACAATGCGATGACCATCCTTTTCATTAACGATGAAGCCCTCAGCATCCTCAACCTTCAGCGAGAAGAAGTCTTGCTGAAACCAGCTCAGGAGATAGCCCTGCGCAATGACCTTCTCCGCAGATTGCTCCGGGGATTGCAGGATGCATTCGATGAAAAGAGCACCTCTAAAAACGAGCCGCTTAAAATCTATGCCGACAATAAGGAAAGCTATTTCCAAATGAGGTGCATGAAGACAGGCAGAGAAGGTTCCTCGCAAAAAGAAGGATATGTGATTCTCTTAAAAAACATCACTGAGTTTAAAGAACTGGATTCCGCCAAGACCACCTTCATCTCTACCATCTCTCACGAACTAAAAACACCGATTTCGGCCATTCTGATGAGCCTGCAACTGCTGGAAGACTGCCGAGTGGGCTCTCTGAATGAGGAACAGAAGGAACTGGCTCAAAGCATTCAGGATAACAGCGACCGGTTGCTGAGTATCACCAGTGAATTACTCAACATGACCCAGGTGGAATCCGGTAAGTTACAACTGAAACCGCGCATCACCAAGCCTATCGAGTTGATTGAATATGCCATCAAGGCAAACCGGATACAGGCCGAGAAGTTCAACATTCAGATAGAAGTGCAATATCCGGAAGAGAAGATGGGCAAACTGTTTGTTGATAGTGAAAAGATAGCTTGGGTGCTGACGAACCTACTTTCCAACGCTATCCGGTATTCAGCAGAAAACGGGCGTATTATCATCGGTGCGCGGCAAACAAAGGACAACTGGATAGAAATGTTCGTACGTGATTTTGGAAAAGGCATCGATCCCCGTTATCACCAGAGCATCTTCGAACATTATTTCCGAGTTCCGGGCACCAAGGTACAGGGTAGTGGACTGGGACTATCCATTTCCAAGGACTTTGTCGAAGCGCATGGGGGCACTCTGACCATAGATAGTGAATTGGGGAAAGGCAGCTGCTTTACACTCCGGTTAAAGGCATAA
- a CDS encoding putative zinc-binding metallopeptidase, with amino-acid sequence MKYIKLFILIASVSLFAACSDDSLDSKSIFDTQNKEEQNDFDKWLKTNYVDTYNIRFNYRYSDKETDNKYNLAPADFNKSKALAIMVKHIWLDAYKEVMGDQFMKTYSPRVMQLVGSAAYDSQSSIVMGTAEGGLKVTLYNVNIIDVDNPIIDSENPFVDKEKGTYDLNYWFFHTMNHEFCHILTQKKNYSTEFQTVSAGKYQTSGWVNVEDEEAPSMGFVSGYASGEYNEDFAEIFAQYVTHSEAAWQKILRAGIVYETDENGDYVLDADGNPIVKDASGYKAIIQKFNILKEYFANTWGMDITKLREVILRRTAEVKAMDLETLK; translated from the coding sequence ATGAAATATATAAAATTATTCATACTGATAGCGTCAGTCTCTCTGTTTGCTGCCTGCTCAGACGATAGTCTTGATTCTAAGAGTATTTTCGATACGCAGAATAAGGAAGAGCAGAATGACTTTGACAAGTGGCTCAAGACCAACTATGTGGATACCTATAATATCCGCTTTAACTATCGATATAGTGACAAGGAGACGGACAACAAGTATAATCTTGCACCTGCCGATTTTAATAAGTCTAAGGCATTGGCTATTATGGTCAAGCATATTTGGCTGGATGCTTATAAGGAAGTGATGGGCGATCAGTTTATGAAGACCTATTCTCCTCGTGTGATGCAGTTGGTTGGTTCAGCAGCTTATGATTCTCAGTCTTCTATTGTGATGGGTACTGCTGAGGGTGGCTTGAAAGTAACTTTGTATAATGTAAATATTATCGATGTTGATAATCCAATCATAGATTCAGAAAATCCTTTCGTTGACAAGGAAAAAGGTACATACGATCTGAATTACTGGTTCTTCCATACAATGAATCATGAGTTCTGTCATATTCTGACTCAGAAAAAGAATTATTCTACTGAGTTCCAGACTGTTTCTGCCGGCAAGTATCAGACTTCAGGTTGGGTGAATGTAGAGGATGAAGAAGCTCCATCCATGGGATTTGTATCCGGTTATGCCAGCGGTGAGTATAATGAGGACTTTGCTGAGATCTTTGCCCAATATGTAACCCATTCTGAAGCAGCATGGCAAAAAATACTGCGTGCAGGTATTGTATACGAAACAGATGAAAATGGCGATTATGTGCTTGATGCAGACGGCAATCCTATAGTGAAGGATGCAAGTGGCTATAAAGCTATTATTCAGAAATTTAACATTCTCAAGGAATATTTTGCCAACACTTGGGGCATGGATATTACCAAGCTTCGTGAAGTTATCTTGCGTCGTACGGCAGAAGTAAAGGCAATGGATTTAGAAACATTAAAGTAA
- a CDS encoding sensor protein KdpD has product MKDRNDREENAQHFLQLIRRSQRGVFKVYIGMIAGVGKTYRMLQEAHEMLNNGIDVQIGYVETHGRAGTEEQLAGLPIIPRRKIYYKGKELEEMDLDAILLLHPELVVVDELAHTNVEGSRHEKRWQDVMELLEAGINVITAVNIQHIESLNEEVKGIAGIEVKERIPDKVLEEADEVVNIDLTAEELINRLKAGKIYRKEKIPTALNHFFKTENILQLRELALKEVAFRVERKVENEIISGEKGVHRELFLVCISSNEITPKRLIRRTARLASRYDTDFLVLYVQTPAEHPDRIPLATQRHLLNHFKLAAELGGELIQRASPDVIDTIQTVCKERQVTTLCIGQPAFTYVSTLVHLKRYRSFLRFLSDENIKLVIFPQ; this is encoded by the coding sequence ATGAAGGATAGAAATGATAGAGAAGAAAACGCACAGCATTTCCTACAGCTGATACGGCGTTCACAGCGGGGTGTATTCAAGGTCTATATCGGCATGATAGCCGGTGTGGGAAAAACTTACCGTATGCTTCAGGAAGCACATGAAATGTTAAACAACGGCATTGATGTGCAAATAGGATATGTCGAGACGCATGGACGTGCTGGAACGGAAGAACAGCTAGCCGGACTGCCGATTATACCACGGAGAAAAATCTATTATAAAGGAAAGGAATTGGAAGAAATGGATTTGGATGCCATCTTGCTGTTACACCCAGAATTGGTAGTGGTAGATGAACTTGCGCACACCAATGTGGAAGGAAGCAGGCATGAAAAACGATGGCAGGATGTCATGGAATTGCTTGAAGCAGGCATCAATGTTATCACTGCAGTCAACATTCAGCATATAGAAAGCCTAAATGAAGAGGTAAAAGGAATTGCCGGCATCGAAGTAAAAGAACGGATTCCTGATAAGGTGCTAGAAGAAGCAGACGAAGTTGTGAATATAGATTTGACAGCGGAAGAACTGATCAATCGTTTGAAAGCTGGAAAAATATACCGAAAAGAAAAAATTCCAACAGCCTTGAACCATTTCTTCAAAACTGAAAACATCCTTCAGCTCAGGGAACTGGCTTTAAAAGAGGTTGCCTTTCGTGTGGAACGGAAAGTGGAGAACGAAATTATCAGCGGAGAGAAAGGTGTACATCGCGAACTTTTTCTGGTATGCATCAGCAGCAATGAAATAACTCCCAAAAGGCTCATTCGCCGCACTGCCAGGTTAGCCTCTCGATATGATACGGATTTTTTGGTTCTTTATGTACAGACCCCTGCCGAACATCCAGACCGCATTCCATTGGCTACCCAGCGCCATCTGCTGAATCACTTCAAACTGGCGGCGGAGCTGGGCGGTGAACTGATACAGCGGGCTTCACCGGATGTCATAGATACTATTCAAACGGTGTGCAAAGAGCGTCAGGTCACGACGCTGTGCATCGGACAACCGGCTTTCACCTATGTCTCGACTTTAGTTCATCTGAAACGATACCGGTCTTTTTTGAGATTTCTCTCGGATGAGAACATAAAATTGGTTATCTTTCCGCAGTAA
- a CDS encoding TrkH family potassium uptake protein, whose translation MEEWYQSNKVSFQRNRGCMVNYRNVSYALGVLVLVEAGFFALCAGVSFYYQEEDYIHFLETLLINVVLGGLLLLGGKRNEVSINRRDGYCIVSLSWILFSALGMLPFLFSGYIPSISDAFFETMSGFTTTGATILDHIETLPHGLLFWRSLTQWIGGLGIVLFTIALLPLFSGSSQQLFLSEATGVTHDKIHPKIKVMARWLWTIYIGLTAVETLLLVGGGMSGVDAVCHAFATTATGGFSTKQASVAYWNSPYIEYVISIFMILSGVNFSLYYLAAMRGNFRHLWKDEELRWFLKSVGILTLFITGALFLTDYYDLETSFRKALFQVATAHTSCGFTSDDYNLWPPCTWMLLIFAMISGGCTGSTSGGVKNMRLLIIARNIRNQFKQMLHPRAVLPVRVNGICVPVRTSATVFTFFGTYLICIFIGWILLMCCGVGLTESMSTVISAIGNVGPGLGAFGPAFSWAALPDAAKWILSALMLIGRLEIFGILLLFYRGYWKDE comes from the coding sequence ATGGAAGAATGGTATCAAAGCAATAAAGTTTCTTTTCAGAGAAACAGGGGCTGTATGGTCAACTATCGAAATGTTTCATATGCATTAGGCGTGCTTGTACTGGTAGAAGCGGGGTTTTTCGCACTTTGTGCAGGTGTTTCCTTCTACTATCAGGAAGAAGACTATATTCATTTTTTAGAAACGCTGCTTATTAACGTTGTACTTGGTGGACTGCTGCTGTTGGGGGGTAAACGAAATGAAGTATCCATCAATCGACGTGACGGTTATTGTATTGTCAGTCTTTCGTGGATACTGTTTTCGGCACTGGGAATGCTTCCTTTCCTATTTAGTGGATATATTCCATCAATATCCGATGCCTTTTTTGAAACCATGTCAGGGTTCACCACTACCGGTGCCACGATATTGGATCATATCGAAACCCTTCCCCACGGACTGTTGTTCTGGAGAAGTCTGACCCAGTGGATTGGTGGACTTGGCATCGTTCTTTTTACTATTGCACTGTTGCCTCTATTTTCGGGCAGCAGCCAACAGCTCTTCCTGTCAGAGGCAACGGGAGTTACCCATGACAAGATTCACCCCAAAATCAAAGTGATGGCACGGTGGCTGTGGACAATCTATATCGGACTGACAGCTGTGGAAACTCTTCTGCTTGTAGGGGGTGGTATGAGTGGGGTTGATGCCGTCTGTCACGCCTTTGCTACAACCGCAACCGGTGGCTTCTCTACCAAGCAGGCAAGTGTGGCCTATTGGAATTCGCCCTACATTGAATACGTGATTTCTATTTTTATGATTCTGTCTGGCGTCAATTTCTCTCTTTATTATTTGGCTGCTATGCGTGGTAACTTTCGCCATTTATGGAAAGATGAAGAATTACGCTGGTTTCTGAAGTCCGTCGGAATACTCACTCTGTTCATTACTGGAGCCCTATTCCTGACTGACTACTACGATTTGGAAACGTCCTTCCGTAAAGCCCTGTTTCAAGTAGCTACTGCTCATACTTCCTGCGGATTTACTTCAGATGATTACAACTTATGGCCTCCTTGCACCTGGATGTTGCTGATTTTCGCCATGATTTCAGGCGGATGTACTGGATCTACCAGCGGAGGAGTCAAAAACATGCGGTTGCTTATCATTGCCCGTAACATCCGGAATCAGTTCAAACAGATGCTTCACCCTCGGGCTGTTTTACCGGTACGAGTAAACGGTATCTGTGTCCCAGTACGGACCTCTGCTACAGTATTCACTTTTTTCGGAACTTACTTGATATGTATTTTTATAGGGTGGATATTATTGATGTGCTGTGGAGTGGGACTGACCGAATCCATGAGTACAGTGATATCCGCCATAGGCAATGTGGGTCCCGGACTGGGAGCTTTCGGACCGGCTTTCTCCTGGGCGGCTCTTCCCGATGCAGCCAAATGGATACTTTCTGCGTTGATGCTCATCGGGCGTTTGGAGATTTTCGGTATCTTGCTACTCTTTTATCGGGGATATTGGAAAGACGAATAA
- a CDS encoding outer membrane beta-barrel protein yields MKKIMLSLAMALVSVCASAQVYIGGTAGISSNKIGDGDSKTAYTLMPEIGYQFNNKWEAGLEIGIKKGEVCKLSPVGESTTFKVAPYVRYTAVETKLVNLFVEGTIGYSSFSKGGGDLYEVGIKPGLAVKLSDHVNFITKVGFLGYKGYSPDHGDNSSTFGLNVDASNISFGAIYKF; encoded by the coding sequence ATGAAGAAGATTATGTTGAGCCTTGCTATGGCTCTCGTTTCAGTTTGCGCTAGCGCACAGGTTTACATCGGTGGTACAGCTGGTATTTCCAGCAACAAGATCGGTGATGGTGACAGCAAGACAGCTTACACCTTGATGCCTGAGATTGGTTACCAGTTCAACAACAAGTGGGAAGCTGGTCTCGAGATTGGTATCAAGAAGGGCGAAGTTTGCAAGCTTTCTCCTGTAGGTGAATCTACAACATTCAAAGTTGCTCCTTACGTACGTTACACAGCCGTAGAAACCAAGTTGGTTAACCTCTTCGTTGAGGGTACAATCGGTTACAGCAGCTTCAGCAAGGGCGGTGGCGATTTATACGAGGTAGGCATCAAGCCAGGTTTGGCTGTTAAGCTTTCAGACCACGTAAACTTCATCACAAAGGTAGGTTTCCTCGGTTACAAAGGTTATTCTCCTGACCATGGTGACAACTCATCAACATTCGGACTTAACGTAGATGCGAGCAACATTTCATTTGGTGCTATCTACAAGTTCTAA